A DNA window from Budorcas taxicolor isolate Tak-1 chromosome 14, Takin1.1, whole genome shotgun sequence contains the following coding sequences:
- the LOC128059486 gene encoding small nuclear ribonucleoprotein Sm D2-like, with product MGLLKKRRGETIPEQLQMREEEKVNPRPLSVLAQPVKNNTQVPISCHNNRKLLDAVKASDGHCNMVLENAKERWAEVSKGGKGKKSKPVNKDRCIAKMFLC from the coding sequence atgggCCTTCTCAAGAAACGCAGGGGCGAGACGATCCCAGAGCAGCTGCAGATGCGGGAGGAGGAGAAGGTTAACCCGAGGCCACTCTCCGTGCTTGCGCAGCCGGTCAAGAACAACACCCAGGTGCCCATCAGCTGCCACAACAACAGGAAGCTCCTGGACGCTGTGAAGGCCTCCGATGGGCACTGCAACATGGTGCTGGAGAACGCGAAGGAGAGGTGGGCCGAGGTTTCCAAGGGTGGCAAGGGCAAGAAGTCCAAGCCAGTCAACAAGGACCGCTGCATCGCAAAGATGTTCCTGTGTTGA